A stretch of Patagioenas fasciata isolate bPatFas1 chromosome 4, bPatFas1.hap1, whole genome shotgun sequence DNA encodes these proteins:
- the FNIP2 gene encoding folliculin-interacting protein 2 isoform X4 encodes MCGGTSKATNGTGGQIERARDSNDVLLGKNLSCTKLDERIRKSLRHQSVSCVSKVTRLLQNSWSCSEFDSNEIRLIVYQDCERRGRQVLFDSKAVRKINEAVVQKMVEDASVKAAAKNCQASNGNNNISSYGPSVSCIQNIKEQIPKYQYTRPASDVNMLGEMMFGSVAMSYKGCTLKIHYIRSPPQLMISKVFSARVGSFSGSNNNLQDSFEYINQDPSLGKLSSNHNGLGTCRSGSNLAHSTPVDMPSRGQNEDRDSGIARSASLSSLLVTPFPSPSSSTSSSSSYQRRWLRSQTTSLENGIIPRWSTEEMFSMADESCSSNPAMVRRKKIAISIIFSLPEKEEAQRNFQDFFFSHFPLLESHMNKLKYAIEKAMISCRKIAESSQRVQVYISRVMDALGEFRVTIWNLYSVPRIAEPVWLNMMSSTLEKNQLCQRFLKEFTFLIEQINKNQFFAALLTAVLTYHLAWVPTVMPVDHLPIKAFSEKRTSQSVNMLAKSHPYNPLWAQLGDLYGAIGSPVRLTRTVIVGKRKELVQRLLYVLTYFIRCSELQENQLTWSEKAGEEEQVLNGSKITTALEKGEVEESDYVVVTVKNEPALVPPFLPPKSDGSIVHNLESTHVVPASSKEKREAIGKVSQNSEASDSLSSSFHKGAADGRRRNVTDIGIVSYHFEEPSKFEDLMDIKKNKNQNERKVEKQLSGRSSALPCPERSDHRSSHLEKVTFQIGSSASPESDLETHRREMEENLKAFRKNPEVIHCASSSTNLTVDLSQNQKQSCEAAFVPFSKCNIRYAQIPPCEGMESMLNQHIESKGTEMNLVNTISSEPLLPTGNIKTVKLPSLKETRTLCSGNLENYSSGCIEVGSAVKQDSAKVGAKDVPYGDAGRKISFRVEGDIPRNESSDSALGASDEEGDCCIPDEVRHDNVSKRLEEFAEVELPLPRSNTISSQCVKNFGRSLLGGYCHTYIPDLVLHGINNDEKLKQCLLADLLHAMHHPVLDEPIAEAVCIIADTDKWNVQVATSQRKMMDNMKLGKDVLVSSQVSSLLQSILQLYKLNVPADFCIMHLEDRLQEMYLKSKMLSEYLRGHTRVHVKELGTVLGIESNDLPLLAAIASTHSPYVAQILL; translated from the exons CTGGTCCTGTTCAGAATTTGACTCGAATGAAATCCGCCTGATAGTTTACCAAGACTGTGAGAGGAGAGGCAGACAGGTCTTATTTGACTCCAAAGCAGTCCGCAAAATCAATGAAGCTGTCGTTCAG AAAATGGTAGAGGATGCTTCTGTAAAAGCTGCTGCCAAGAACTGCCAAGCAAGCAATGGGAACAACAATATTTCTTCCTATGGTCCCTCAGTAAGCTGTATACAGAATATCAAAGAACAGATACCAAAGTATCAG TACACCAGACCAGCCTCTGATGTCAACATGCTAGGAGAAATGATGTTTGGCTCAGTAGCAATGAGTTACAAAGGCTGCACCTTGAAAATTCACTATATACG CTCTCCCCCACAGCTGATGATAAGTAAAGTCTTTTCAGCCAGGGTAGGAAGCTTCAGTGGAAGCAACAACAA cTTACAAGATAGCTTTGAATACATCAACCAAGATCCTAGCCTGGGAAAGCTGAGCTCGAATCATAATGGCTTGGGAACCTGTCGCAGTGGAAGTAATTTAG CACACAGCACACCTGTTGATATGCCAAGCCGAGGACAAAATGAGGACAGAGACAGCGGCATTGCTCGGTCAG CATCTCTGAGCAGTCTTCTGGTCACTCCTTTTCCATCTCCAAGCTCTTCAACATCATCATCTAGCAGCTATCAACGTCGCTGGCTCCGAAGTCAGACAACCAGTTTAGAGAATGGAATTATTCCAAGATG GTCCACTGAAGAAATGTTTAGTATGGCTGATGAAAGCTGCAGCTCCAATCCTGCAATGGTTCGGAGGAAAAAAATTGCAATCAGCATAATCTTTTCTCTGCCTGAAAAAGAAGAAGCACAGAGAAACTTCcaggatttctttttctctcactttcCTCTTCTTGAATCTCACATGAACAAGCTGAAGTATGCAATAGAAAAG GCCATGATCTCATGTAGAAAAATAGCAGAATCCAGCCAAAGAGTGCAGGTTTATATCAGCCGTGTCATGGATGCCCTGGGAGAATTCAG GGTTACAATCTGGAACCTATATTCTGTTCCAAGGATTGCAGAGCCTGTGTGGCTTAATATGATGTCCAGCACCCTGGAAAAGAATCAGCTATGCCAGCGTTTTCTTAAAGAATTTACATTTCTGATAGAACAGATCAACAAAAATCA GTTCTTCGCTGCTTTGTTAACGGCGGTGCTGACGTATCATCTGGCTTGGGTCCCAACTGTAATGCCGGTTGACCATCTTCCCATAAAGGCCTTCTCTGAGAAGCGCACATCACAGTCTGTGAACATGCTGGCAAAATCCCATCCGTATAACCCTCTCTGGGCACAGCTTG GTGATCTTTACGGTGCCATAGGCTCTCCAGTTAGATTGACTCGAACTGTTATTGTTGGAAAACGCAAGGAGTTGGTACAGCGCTTGCTCTACGTTCTAACTTACTTCATTCGGTGCTCTGAGCTGCAGGAAAATCAGCTGACGTGGAGTGAGAAGGCTGGGGAAGAAGAGCAAGTGCTAAATGGAAGCAAGATCACAACTGCACTAGAAAAGGGAGAGGTAGAAGAGTCTGATTACGTGGTTGTCACGGTTAAAAATGAACCTGCTCTTGTGCCTCCATTCCTACCTCCAAAGAGTGATGGCAGTATAGTACATAACCTCGAAAGCACTCATGTTGTCCCAGCCTcttcaaaagaaaagagagaagcaaTAGGAAAGGTCAGTCAGAACTCTGAGGCATCTGATAGTCTATCTAGCAGTTTCCACAAAGGAGCAGCTGATGGTAGGAGAAGAAATGTGACTGATATAGGAATTGTATCCTACCACTTTGAAGAGCCATCTAAATTTGAGGATTTAATGGATATAAAGAAGAATAAGAACCAGAATGAGAGAAAAGTGGAAAAGCAATTGTCTGGTAGGTCATCTGCCTTACCTTGTCCTGAAAGGTCTGATCACAGGAGTTCACACTTAGAAAAGGTCACCTTTCAGATTGGAAGTTCTGCATCACCAGAGTCAGACTTAGAAACTCATAgaagagaaatggaagaaaatctgAAGGCATTCAGAAAAAATCCGGAGGTGATACATTGTGCCTCCAGTTCGACAAATCTGACTGTGGATCTTTCCCAGAATCAAAAACAAAGTTGTGAAGCTGCCTTTGTACCCTTCAGTAAATGTAACATTCGTTATGCACAAATCCCACCTTGTGAGGGGATGGAGAGTATGCTTAACCAACATATTGAAAGTAAAGGAACTGAAATGAATTTAGTGAACACAATATCTAGTGAACCACTTTTGCCCACAGGTAACATAAAAACTGTAAAATTGCCGAGCCTGAAAGAAACTAGAACTTTATGCTCTGGCAATCTGGAGAACTATTCCTCTGGCTGTATAGAAGTAGGTTCTGCTGTCAAACAGGATTCTGCTAAAGTAGGTGCTAAAGATGTCCCCTATGGGGATGCTGGAAGGAAAATTTCCTTCAGAGTTGAAGGGGACATTCCAAGGAATGAGAGCTCAGACAGTGCTCTTGGAGCCAGCGATGAAGAAGGCGATTGTTGTATCCCAGATGAAGTGCGTCATGATAATGTCAGCAAAAGACTTGAAGAGTTTGCAGAAGTGGAACTTCCTTTACCCAG gtcAAATACAATCAGCAGTCAATGTGTGAAGAATTTTGGAAGATCACTTCTGGGTGGTTACTGCCATACATATATACCTGATCTAGTGCTGCATGGAATAAATAATGATGAAAAGCTGAAGCAGTGTCTACTAGCAGACCTACTTCATGCAATGCAT CATCCAGTGCTAGATGAGCCCATAGCAGAAGCTGTCTGCATTATTGCAGACACAGACAAATGGAATGTACAAGTAGCTACAAGCCAGAGAAAGATGATGGACAATATGAAGTTAGGCAAGGACGTTTTGGTTTCAAGTCAAGTATCCAGTTTATTGCAGTCTATTTTACAGCTTTACAAACTCAATGTCCCAGCTGACTTT TGCATAATGCATCTTGAGGATAGACTACAAGAGATGTATCTCAAAAGCAAAATGCTTTCAGAATATCTGCGAGGACATACAAGAGTGCATGTAAAAGAATTAGGAACTGTGTTGGG GATTGAATCCAATGACTTGCCTTTGTTGGCTGCTATAGCAAGTACTCATTCCCCATATGTTGCTCAAATACTCTTATAA
- the FNIP2 gene encoding folliculin-interacting protein 2 isoform X3, which translates to MAPTLLQKLFNKRGGSAAAPHGRAPGEGPAFSWSCSEFDSNEIRLIVYQDCERRGRQVLFDSKAVRKINEAVVQKMVEDASVKAAAKNCQASNGNNNISSYGPSVSCIQNIKEQIPKYQYTRPASDVNMLGEMMFGSVAMSYKGCTLKIHYIRSPPQLMISKVFSARVGSFSGSNNNLQDSFEYINQDPSLGKLSSNHNGLGTCRSGSNLGVLQLCSSKLLQGVSEGGPLRLIRSASFFAAHSTPVDMPSRGQNEDRDSGIARSASLSSLLVTPFPSPSSSTSSSSSYQRRWLRSQTTSLENGIIPRWSTEEMFSMADESCSSNPAMVRRKKIAISIIFSLPEKEEAQRNFQDFFFSHFPLLESHMNKLKYAIEKAMISCRKIAESSQRVQVYISRVMDALGEFRVTIWNLYSVPRIAEPVWLNMMSSTLEKNQLCQRFLKEFTFLIEQINKNQFFAALLTAVLTYHLAWVPTVMPVDHLPIKAFSEKRTSQSVNMLAKSHPYNPLWAQLGDLYGAIGSPVRLTRTVIVGKRKELVQRLLYVLTYFIRCSELQENQLTWSEKAGEEEQVLNGSKITTALEKGEVEESDYVVVTVKNEPALVPPFLPPKSDGSIVHNLESTHVVPASSKEKREAIGKVSQNSEASDSLSSSFHKGAADGRRRNVTDIGIVSYHFEEPSKFEDLMDIKKNKNQNERKVEKQLSGRSSALPCPERSDHRSSHLEKVTFQIGSSASPESDLETHRREMEENLKAFRKNPEVIHCASSSTNLTVDLSQNQKQSCEAAFVPFSKCNIRYAQIPPCEGMESMLNQHIESKGTEMNLVNTISSEPLLPTGNIKTVKLPSLKETRTLCSGNLENYSSGCIEVGSAVKQDSAKVGAKDVPYGDAGRKISFRVEGDIPRNESSDSALGASDEEGDCCIPDEVRHDNVSKRLEEFAEVELPLPRSNTISSQCVKNFGRSLLGGYCHTYIPDLVLHGINNDEKLKQCLLADLLHAMHHPVLDEPIAEAVCIIADTDKWNVQVATSQRKMMDNMKLGKDVLVSSQVSSLLQSILQLYKLNVPADFCIMHLEDRLQEMYLKSKMLSEYLRGHTRVHVKELGTVLGIESNDLPLLAAIASTHSPYVAQILL; encoded by the exons CTGGTCCTGTTCAGAATTTGACTCGAATGAAATCCGCCTGATAGTTTACCAAGACTGTGAGAGGAGAGGCAGACAGGTCTTATTTGACTCCAAAGCAGTCCGCAAAATCAATGAAGCTGTCGTTCAG AAAATGGTAGAGGATGCTTCTGTAAAAGCTGCTGCCAAGAACTGCCAAGCAAGCAATGGGAACAACAATATTTCTTCCTATGGTCCCTCAGTAAGCTGTATACAGAATATCAAAGAACAGATACCAAAGTATCAG TACACCAGACCAGCCTCTGATGTCAACATGCTAGGAGAAATGATGTTTGGCTCAGTAGCAATGAGTTACAAAGGCTGCACCTTGAAAATTCACTATATACG CTCTCCCCCACAGCTGATGATAAGTAAAGTCTTTTCAGCCAGGGTAGGAAGCTTCAGTGGAAGCAACAACAA cTTACAAGATAGCTTTGAATACATCAACCAAGATCCTAGCCTGGGAAAGCTGAGCTCGAATCATAATGGCTTGGGAACCTGTCGCAGTGGAAGTAATTTAG GTGTGTTACAGCTGTGTAGCAGCAAACTGCTGCAGGGTGTGTCTGAAGGAGGTCCCCTCCGCCTCATCCGCAGTGCTTCTTTCTTTGCAG CACACAGCACACCTGTTGATATGCCAAGCCGAGGACAAAATGAGGACAGAGACAGCGGCATTGCTCGGTCAG CATCTCTGAGCAGTCTTCTGGTCACTCCTTTTCCATCTCCAAGCTCTTCAACATCATCATCTAGCAGCTATCAACGTCGCTGGCTCCGAAGTCAGACAACCAGTTTAGAGAATGGAATTATTCCAAGATG GTCCACTGAAGAAATGTTTAGTATGGCTGATGAAAGCTGCAGCTCCAATCCTGCAATGGTTCGGAGGAAAAAAATTGCAATCAGCATAATCTTTTCTCTGCCTGAAAAAGAAGAAGCACAGAGAAACTTCcaggatttctttttctctcactttcCTCTTCTTGAATCTCACATGAACAAGCTGAAGTATGCAATAGAAAAG GCCATGATCTCATGTAGAAAAATAGCAGAATCCAGCCAAAGAGTGCAGGTTTATATCAGCCGTGTCATGGATGCCCTGGGAGAATTCAG GGTTACAATCTGGAACCTATATTCTGTTCCAAGGATTGCAGAGCCTGTGTGGCTTAATATGATGTCCAGCACCCTGGAAAAGAATCAGCTATGCCAGCGTTTTCTTAAAGAATTTACATTTCTGATAGAACAGATCAACAAAAATCA GTTCTTCGCTGCTTTGTTAACGGCGGTGCTGACGTATCATCTGGCTTGGGTCCCAACTGTAATGCCGGTTGACCATCTTCCCATAAAGGCCTTCTCTGAGAAGCGCACATCACAGTCTGTGAACATGCTGGCAAAATCCCATCCGTATAACCCTCTCTGGGCACAGCTTG GTGATCTTTACGGTGCCATAGGCTCTCCAGTTAGATTGACTCGAACTGTTATTGTTGGAAAACGCAAGGAGTTGGTACAGCGCTTGCTCTACGTTCTAACTTACTTCATTCGGTGCTCTGAGCTGCAGGAAAATCAGCTGACGTGGAGTGAGAAGGCTGGGGAAGAAGAGCAAGTGCTAAATGGAAGCAAGATCACAACTGCACTAGAAAAGGGAGAGGTAGAAGAGTCTGATTACGTGGTTGTCACGGTTAAAAATGAACCTGCTCTTGTGCCTCCATTCCTACCTCCAAAGAGTGATGGCAGTATAGTACATAACCTCGAAAGCACTCATGTTGTCCCAGCCTcttcaaaagaaaagagagaagcaaTAGGAAAGGTCAGTCAGAACTCTGAGGCATCTGATAGTCTATCTAGCAGTTTCCACAAAGGAGCAGCTGATGGTAGGAGAAGAAATGTGACTGATATAGGAATTGTATCCTACCACTTTGAAGAGCCATCTAAATTTGAGGATTTAATGGATATAAAGAAGAATAAGAACCAGAATGAGAGAAAAGTGGAAAAGCAATTGTCTGGTAGGTCATCTGCCTTACCTTGTCCTGAAAGGTCTGATCACAGGAGTTCACACTTAGAAAAGGTCACCTTTCAGATTGGAAGTTCTGCATCACCAGAGTCAGACTTAGAAACTCATAgaagagaaatggaagaaaatctgAAGGCATTCAGAAAAAATCCGGAGGTGATACATTGTGCCTCCAGTTCGACAAATCTGACTGTGGATCTTTCCCAGAATCAAAAACAAAGTTGTGAAGCTGCCTTTGTACCCTTCAGTAAATGTAACATTCGTTATGCACAAATCCCACCTTGTGAGGGGATGGAGAGTATGCTTAACCAACATATTGAAAGTAAAGGAACTGAAATGAATTTAGTGAACACAATATCTAGTGAACCACTTTTGCCCACAGGTAACATAAAAACTGTAAAATTGCCGAGCCTGAAAGAAACTAGAACTTTATGCTCTGGCAATCTGGAGAACTATTCCTCTGGCTGTATAGAAGTAGGTTCTGCTGTCAAACAGGATTCTGCTAAAGTAGGTGCTAAAGATGTCCCCTATGGGGATGCTGGAAGGAAAATTTCCTTCAGAGTTGAAGGGGACATTCCAAGGAATGAGAGCTCAGACAGTGCTCTTGGAGCCAGCGATGAAGAAGGCGATTGTTGTATCCCAGATGAAGTGCGTCATGATAATGTCAGCAAAAGACTTGAAGAGTTTGCAGAAGTGGAACTTCCTTTACCCAG gtcAAATACAATCAGCAGTCAATGTGTGAAGAATTTTGGAAGATCACTTCTGGGTGGTTACTGCCATACATATATACCTGATCTAGTGCTGCATGGAATAAATAATGATGAAAAGCTGAAGCAGTGTCTACTAGCAGACCTACTTCATGCAATGCAT CATCCAGTGCTAGATGAGCCCATAGCAGAAGCTGTCTGCATTATTGCAGACACAGACAAATGGAATGTACAAGTAGCTACAAGCCAGAGAAAGATGATGGACAATATGAAGTTAGGCAAGGACGTTTTGGTTTCAAGTCAAGTATCCAGTTTATTGCAGTCTATTTTACAGCTTTACAAACTCAATGTCCCAGCTGACTTT TGCATAATGCATCTTGAGGATAGACTACAAGAGATGTATCTCAAAAGCAAAATGCTTTCAGAATATCTGCGAGGACATACAAGAGTGCATGTAAAAGAATTAGGAACTGTGTTGGG GATTGAATCCAATGACTTGCCTTTGTTGGCTGCTATAGCAAGTACTCATTCCCCATATGTTGCTCAAATACTCTTATAA